A region of the Campylobacter subantarcticus LMG 24377 genome:
AACAAAATCTGTCTCTGAATTAATTTCACTTACCGTAGCACATTTAAAATCATCACTTACTTTTACACTAACTAAGCCTTCAGCAGCCAAACGATCGGCTTTTTTATCAGCCTTACCAAGACCTTTTTCTCTTAAAAGCTGTACTGCCTTTTCAAAATCACCATCAGTATCTTTTAAAGCGTTTTTACAATCCATCATACCTGCGCCAGTACTTTCGCGCAGTTCTTTTACCATTTGTGCAGTGATTTCAGCCATTACTCTTTATCTCCTTCAAAATCTTCTTCACTCATAACTTCTTCTAAAACTTCTTTTTTTTCTTCTTCAGAGATCGGTTGTTCTTCATTTGCTTCGCCATCTTGCTCTCTTAAAGCTTTGCCCTCATTGATAGCTTCGGCCATTTCTTGGCAGAAAAGTTGAACTGAACGAATTGCATCATCATTTCCTGGTATTGGATAATCAACTAAATCAGGATCGCAGTTTGTATCTAGCGGAGCAACTACAGGGATTTTTAATCTATTAGCTTCTTGCACTGCGATTTTTTCTTTCACAGTATCGATAACAAAAATCATATCAGGTTGGGTTTTCATATATCTAATACCACCAAGATATGCCAATAATTTTTCTTTTTTTCTAGTAAGCATTAATGCTTCTTTTTTAGTTAAAAGTTTAATGCTTCCATCTTCTTCCATTTTTTCTATAACTTCTAATTTTCTAATTGACTGACGAATTGTTCCAAAATTTGTCATCATACCACCAAGCCATCTATGATTTACATAAGGCATACCACATTTTTCAGCATACTCTTTAATCGCTCCACCAGCTTGTTTTTTAGTACCAACAAATAAAACTGTTTTACCTTCTGCTGCAGCATCACGAACAATATTATATGTATATCTAAAGTATCTAAGTGTTTTTTGTAAATCAATTACATAAATACCTTTTCTTTCACCAAAAATAAATTTTTTCATTTTTGGATTCCATCTTCTTGTTTGGTGCCCAAAGTGTACACCACACTCTAATAAATCTCTCATGCTTACCATGAAATTCTCCTTGAAATAAAATAATTAGGTTTATTCCTCCGCATTCTTTAACCCATAAGCAACCTAATAAGGAAATTAATGCGTGTGAAATGAAAGAATATTATATCAAATTTTATTTTATATTTAGCTTATTATTGAAGAAAAAGAACGCCTAAGGCGTTCTTTGAGCAAATTAGTGTAATTTAGACCAAACTGATCTTTTCCAGCCTATAGCAAAGATACTTAAGATAACAAAGAATATCATGATGTAAATTCCTGTTTGTTCTCTTTCTTCTTTTTTGCTATCGCCAACTTTTTCAAGATAATCTATAACTTGAGTTTGTGCTTTTTCATTTAAACCAACTCTTGGCATAGCTGTACCATGGATTTTCTTTAGAGGCT
Encoded here:
- the rpsB gene encoding 30S ribosomal protein S2, with translation MVSMRDLLECGVHFGHQTRRWNPKMKKFIFGERKGIYVIDLQKTLRYFRYTYNIVRDAAAEGKTVLFVGTKKQAGGAIKEYAEKCGMPYVNHRWLGGMMTNFGTIRQSIRKLEVIEKMEEDGSIKLLTKKEALMLTRKKEKLLAYLGGIRYMKTQPDMIFVIDTVKEKIAVQEANRLKIPVVAPLDTNCDPDLVDYPIPGNDDAIRSVQLFCQEMAEAINEGKALREQDGEANEEQPISEEEKKEVLEEVMSEEDFEGDKE